A single region of the Microbulbifer sp. MKSA007 genome encodes:
- the rplQ gene encoding 50S ribosomal protein L17: MRHRYSGRKFSRTSAHRKAMFKNMSASLVEHELIKTTLAKAKELRRVAEPLITLAKKDSVANRRLAFARIRDKDAVRKLFDELGPRYEARPGGYIRIMKCGFRAGDKAPMAYVELVDRPQVEDEAAEA, translated from the coding sequence ATGCGTCATCGCTATAGTGGCCGTAAATTCAGCCGCACGAGCGCTCACCGCAAGGCCATGTTCAAGAACATGAGCGCCTCTCTGGTGGAGCACGAACTGATCAAAACCACACTGGCCAAAGCCAAAGAACTGCGCCGCGTTGCCGAGCCGCTGATCACTCTGGCTAAGAAAGACAGTGTTGCTAACCGCCGTCTGGCTTTCGCTCGTATCCGTGATAAGGATGCTGTGCGCAAGCTGTTCGACGAGCTGGGTCCTCGTTACGAAGCTCGTCCTGGTGGTTACATCCGTATCATGAAGTGTGGTTTCCGCGCTGGTGATAAGGCGCCGATGGCATACGTTGAGCTGGTAGACCGTCCTCAAGTAGAAGACGAAGCTGCTGAAGCTTAA
- a CDS encoding DUF1315 family protein translates to MSFEQLLKSLNPEIVGSLKRAIELGKWPNGVALSPEQRSLCAEAVSNWESANLPREQQVGYVAPKTKDEPCVGKKDDEQAVNWVG, encoded by the coding sequence ATGTCTTTTGAGCAACTGTTAAAGAGTTTGAATCCCGAGATTGTGGGCAGCTTAAAGCGGGCCATTGAACTTGGAAAATGGCCCAATGGTGTTGCGCTATCCCCTGAGCAGCGCAGCCTCTGCGCAGAAGCGGTTTCCAATTGGGAGTCCGCAAACCTTCCGCGGGAGCAGCAGGTAGGCTATGTGGCGCCGAAGACCAAGGATGAGCCCTGTGTAGGAAAAAAAGACGATGAGCAAGCTGTTAACTGGGTTGGCTAG